The following are encoded together in the Flavihumibacter fluvii genome:
- a CDS encoding Crp/Fnr family transcriptional regulator, whose product MGLPPAQDTIDILLDYFQQLIPLTNAEKDLVAQKFHSRLYRKRQYVLQEGNICTQFNFVIRGCLRTYKIDEKGAIHILQFASENNWINDLGSFHGENPSALNIDALEDTVVLQISRDDLVDLYLKAPKFDRIFRVLIENGFIRLQERLLQNISSTAEERYATFLALYPHLANRLSQVQIAAYLGITPEFLSRLRNLRSKAPGSTKA is encoded by the coding sequence ATGGGATTACCGCCAGCGCAGGATACAATTGACATATTGTTGGATTATTTCCAGCAACTGATCCCGCTGACCAATGCCGAGAAGGATTTAGTAGCCCAAAAATTCCATTCGCGCCTCTACCGCAAACGGCAGTATGTGTTACAGGAAGGCAATATTTGCACCCAGTTTAATTTTGTCATCCGGGGCTGCCTGAGAACCTATAAGATCGATGAAAAAGGCGCTATCCATATCCTGCAGTTTGCTTCAGAAAATAACTGGATCAACGACCTCGGCAGTTTTCATGGCGAGAATCCTTCCGCCCTTAATATCGATGCGCTGGAAGACACGGTGGTGTTACAGATCAGCCGCGACGACCTGGTTGACCTGTACCTGAAAGCCCCGAAATTTGACCGGATTTTCAGGGTACTGATTGAAAACGGATTTATCCGCCTGCAGGAAAGATTGCTGCAGAACATCAGCTCCACAGCCGAAGAGCGGTATGCCACTTTTTTGGCGCTTTACCCACACCTGGCTAACCGCCTGTCGCAGGTGCAGATTGCGGCCTACCTGGGCATCACCCCCGAGTTCTTAAGTCGGTTACGAAACCTGCGAAGCAAAGCGCCCGGGTCCACAAAAGCTTAA
- a CDS encoding alpha/beta fold hydrolase encodes MKTILSFLLTFCFLQAYTQQQAQAGLRHFLQAGPSPVQAIQYGNNPAAGHYVNAGDARMYYEVYGQGEPIVILHGGIFGSTYEMYPFIDSLSKQYQVIAVSTRGHGKSELGKEPISYAQKAKDVLAVINAVTKDPVIVLGFSDGGYAGYNLASMYPGRVKKLVAIGATELYPGLRNFGFDVKQAMALDTAYWKQQYSLMPEPQRLQEMFTGLGNMYNQLTLGKDFFQTIQCPVLVMAGDGDQSNPPQRVVSTAQMILHSQIGIIPNCTHGVFLENFPAVWACVVPFLKQ; translated from the coding sequence ATGAAGACAATACTATCTTTTCTCTTAACTTTTTGCTTCTTGCAGGCGTATACCCAGCAACAAGCCCAGGCAGGATTGCGGCATTTCCTGCAGGCCGGACCTTCACCGGTTCAGGCCATACAATACGGGAATAATCCTGCAGCCGGGCATTACGTCAATGCTGGTGATGCCAGGATGTATTATGAAGTATATGGTCAGGGGGAACCAATTGTTATTTTGCATGGTGGTATTTTTGGCTCAACCTATGAAATGTATCCATTCATCGACAGCCTTTCCAAACAGTACCAGGTGATTGCTGTTTCTACAAGAGGTCACGGCAAATCTGAGTTGGGAAAAGAGCCCATCAGCTATGCACAAAAAGCGAAGGATGTACTGGCAGTGATCAATGCAGTGACCAAAGACCCTGTTATTGTGCTTGGCTTTAGTGATGGCGGTTATGCCGGGTATAATCTGGCCAGCATGTATCCCGGTCGTGTAAAGAAACTGGTTGCGATTGGTGCTACTGAATTGTATCCTGGACTTCGTAATTTTGGTTTTGATGTTAAGCAGGCTATGGCTTTAGATACTGCTTACTGGAAACAACAATATAGCCTGATGCCCGAGCCGCAGCGACTACAGGAAATGTTTACAGGACTTGGAAATATGTATAACCAGCTTACCTTAGGGAAAGATTTTTTTCAAACCATCCAGTGCCCCGTTTTGGTCATGGCCGGCGACGGAGATCAATCCAATCCGCCACAGCGCGTGGTTTCAACGGCGCAAATGATACTCCATAGCCAAATCGGCATTATTCCAAATTGCACGCATGGTGTTTTCCTGGAAAACTTTCCGGCCGTATGGGCCTGCGTCGTTCCTTTTTTGAAACAATAA
- a CDS encoding ester cyclase: protein MNNTTIKSWFIAVSLVVSVSLLDSCSQSSSSTGSTTENIDSLKKIALQLVAADDTISSRLTTFDVLDFEVFSNQQWDRFKESHAQNIKVFWPDGHITEGLPVHIEDMKKLFIHAPDTRIKEHPIKFGSGNYTLVTGVFEGTFTKPMPIGNGKFIQPTGKAFKMPMATVGIWENGVMIEEHLFWDNQTYAKQIGL from the coding sequence ATGAACAACACAACTATAAAATCATGGTTTATTGCTGTAAGCCTCGTCGTTTCAGTAAGCCTTCTTGATAGCTGCAGTCAATCTTCATCTTCAACAGGTAGTACAACAGAAAATATCGACAGCCTGAAAAAGATAGCGCTGCAATTGGTCGCGGCTGACGACACCATTTCAAGTCGCCTTACAACCTTTGACGTATTGGATTTTGAGGTCTTCAGCAACCAGCAATGGGATAGGTTCAAGGAAAGTCATGCACAAAACATAAAAGTATTCTGGCCAGATGGACATATTACAGAAGGACTTCCGGTACATATTGAAGACATGAAAAAGCTATTTATTCATGCCCCCGACACGAGGATCAAAGAACATCCCATCAAATTTGGTTCTGGTAACTACACCCTGGTAACCGGTGTATTTGAAGGCACTTTCACCAAACCCATGCCCATAGGAAACGGCAAATTTATCCAGCCAACTGGCAAGGCGTTTAAAATGCCCATGGCCACAGTTGGTATCTGGGAAAACGGGGTGATGATTGAAGAACATCTTTTCTGGGATAACCAGACTTATGCAAAACAAATTGGCTTGTAA
- a CDS encoding DUF4407 domain-containing protein, with protein MKKIHLFGMFVLPAFLSGCSAIGTIFKGGMWFGIFLVVAVIGLLVFFLTRTKK; from the coding sequence ATGAAAAAAATACATCTATTCGGCATGTTTGTATTGCCGGCCTTCTTATCTGGCTGTTCAGCCATCGGAACGATCTTCAAAGGGGGTATGTGGTTTGGAATATTCCTCGTTGTAGCCGTTATAGGCTTGCTGGTATTTTTTCTTACCCGCACTAAAAAGTAA
- a CDS encoding amidase, translating to MKIKSTILQSIIGCSFLIAVTATAHAQDISVSEIPAAEKMAGLQFTPAQRDSMVNQLNYNLKVYQYLHGFNLQNSVPLPQWFDPVLPQMTFSTNQQPTRFSIPATVAMPADTNQLAFYSIAQLSSLLRQHKITSVQLSRFFINRLKKYGDTLHCVISLTEDIAMREAKKADEAFAKGIIKSPLQGIPYGLKDLFAVKGTKTTYGTPPFKDQVIEEDAFVYQQLEKAGAVLVAKLSMGELAMDDIWFGGQTKNPWDLQQGSNGSSAGSASATVAGLVPFAIGTETYGSIVAPSAVCGATGLRPTFGTVARTGGMTLAWTSDRIGPICRSAEDAAMVFASIHGADNYDRASRAMPFNYTGKVDVKNIKVAYAKNYIDQLPGNSAEKGVLKTLRDAGVKVTPIDFPANLHTNDLLVTIWAAESAAAFDPLTRSGKDNEMVQQWQSRYPNMFRSARFIPAVEYLNVCRLRYLVMQQAFPLLSQYDIIIVPSMADEPMALTCLTGNPCITLPAGLPLSGSAPPSITFIGGKLYSEATITAFAKLFQDLTHYEQKHPAMFGK from the coding sequence ATGAAAATAAAATCAACTATTCTACAGTCAATTATTGGTTGTTCATTTTTAATTGCCGTTACAGCAACCGCCCATGCCCAGGATATTTCGGTCAGTGAAATTCCCGCTGCGGAAAAAATGGCTGGACTACAATTTACGCCTGCCCAAAGGGATTCGATGGTGAACCAACTGAACTACAACCTGAAAGTGTATCAATACCTGCATGGTTTTAATTTGCAAAATAGTGTGCCCTTGCCACAATGGTTCGACCCCGTGCTGCCACAGATGACCTTCAGCACCAATCAACAACCCACCAGGTTTAGCATTCCTGCAACAGTAGCCATGCCGGCGGATACCAACCAATTGGCATTTTATTCCATTGCACAATTGTCTTCCCTGCTCAGGCAGCATAAAATCACTTCTGTGCAGCTCAGCCGTTTTTTTATCAACCGCCTGAAGAAATATGGCGACACCCTGCATTGCGTAATCAGCCTGACTGAAGACATCGCCATGCGGGAGGCGAAGAAGGCAGACGAAGCATTTGCAAAAGGAATTATTAAAAGTCCATTGCAGGGCATTCCCTACGGACTAAAAGACCTGTTTGCTGTAAAAGGCACTAAAACAACTTATGGTACGCCACCTTTTAAAGACCAGGTCATTGAAGAAGATGCCTTTGTGTACCAGCAACTGGAAAAGGCCGGCGCCGTGCTGGTCGCGAAGCTATCCATGGGCGAGCTGGCGATGGATGATATCTGGTTCGGCGGACAAACAAAAAACCCCTGGGACCTGCAGCAAGGGTCCAATGGCTCCTCTGCAGGCTCTGCTTCCGCTACTGTAGCCGGACTGGTGCCCTTCGCTATAGGCACAGAAACCTATGGCTCTATTGTAGCGCCTTCAGCGGTTTGTGGTGCAACCGGGCTGCGGCCAACCTTTGGCACCGTTGCCCGCACGGGCGGCATGACGCTGGCCTGGACCTCGGATCGTATCGGACCCATTTGCCGCAGCGCTGAAGATGCAGCCATGGTGTTTGCATCCATACATGGTGCGGATAACTATGACCGCGCTTCACGTGCGATGCCCTTTAATTATACGGGTAAGGTTGATGTCAAAAATATCAAAGTGGCGTATGCCAAAAACTATATTGACCAGCTGCCTGGTAACAGTGCAGAAAAAGGTGTTCTTAAAACCTTGCGGGACGCGGGTGTGAAGGTCACGCCTATAGATTTCCCTGCCAACCTGCATACCAATGACCTGCTGGTAACCATCTGGGCTGCGGAATCAGCTGCGGCCTTTGATCCGTTGACGAGATCCGGCAAAGACAACGAGATGGTGCAGCAATGGCAAAGCCGCTACCCGAATATGTTCCGGAGTGCCCGCTTTATACCTGCGGTGGAATACCTGAATGTTTGTCGCTTACGCTACCTGGTGATGCAGCAGGCATTCCCTTTATTAAGCCAATACGATATCATCATTGTGCCCAGCATGGCCGATGAACCGATGGCGCTTACTTGCCTTACCGGCAATCCGTGTATCACTTTACCCGCGGGACTGCCACTTAGCGGTAGTGCGCCGCCCAGTATTACGTTTATCGGTGGAAAATTATACAGTGAGGCAACGATAACTGCGTTTGCTAAACTATTCCAGGATCTGACGCATTATGAGCAAAAGCATCCGGCTATGTTTGGGAAATAG
- a CDS encoding NADPH-dependent F420 reductase produces the protein MTQTSKVAVIGLGNIGKTVAANLVKGNRAVIVADRTIEKANQLAQKLGSQATALTIADAIKAADIIVLAVYFDTIKELFNTYATALEGKIIVDPSNPIAPDEKGGFKKIIGNDQSSGQVLSTLLPKGAKLAKALGTLGAATLENAAFRQPERAVLFYATDDTGINPAIESLIHATGFEPVRVGALDQSISIEVFGALHEFGALGKTVTLAEAMQVA, from the coding sequence ATGACACAAACATCAAAAGTGGCCGTAATCGGTCTTGGAAATATCGGCAAAACAGTAGCCGCCAATCTCGTAAAAGGAAATCGTGCCGTTATTGTTGCGGACAGGACAATTGAAAAAGCAAATCAGCTTGCCCAAAAATTAGGCAGCCAGGCGACAGCGCTAACAATAGCTGATGCCATTAAAGCAGCAGACATCATTGTATTGGCGGTTTATTTCGATACCATTAAAGAATTGTTCAATACCTACGCTACGGCCTTAGAAGGAAAAATTATTGTCGATCCTTCGAACCCGATTGCACCCGATGAAAAAGGCGGATTTAAAAAGATCATCGGTAATGACCAGTCTTCCGGCCAGGTCCTTTCAACCCTCTTGCCAAAAGGCGCAAAGCTGGCTAAAGCATTGGGTACTTTGGGTGCGGCCACTTTGGAAAATGCGGCGTTCCGCCAACCAGAAAGGGCTGTCCTCTTTTATGCAACAGATGATACCGGCATCAATCCAGCAATCGAGTCCCTGATCCATGCCACAGGCTTTGAGCCGGTACGTGTAGGTGCACTTGACCAATCCATCAGCATTGAAGTATTTGGTGCCCTGCACGAGTTCGGTGCATTGGGTAAAACAGTTACACTGGCCGAAGCCATGCAGGTAGCTTAA